Proteins encoded within one genomic window of Cryomorphaceae bacterium 1068:
- the hxpB gene encoding hexitol phosphatase HxpB, translating into MIEAVIFDMDGLLIDSEPFWRRAEIAVFATVGISLTEDDCRETMGYRLNEVVDLWYSRKPWNNKSKEQVEEQILAHVQNLIETEGVPLQGVMETISLCNELKLKTAIASSSAMRLIKATVKRLGLEGTFEILHSAEHEEYGKPHPAVFIHTAKKLGVRNENCLVFEDSFHGMVAGLAAKMNVSVVPELMNDRFKAAHLALDHLDSKRIKAFILSH; encoded by the coding sequence ATGATCGAAGCAGTCATATTTGATATGGATGGGCTGCTCATTGACAGCGAGCCTTTTTGGCGCCGAGCCGAAATAGCCGTATTCGCCACAGTGGGAATCTCACTTACAGAAGATGATTGCCGCGAAACCATGGGCTATCGACTTAATGAAGTGGTAGACCTTTGGTATTCCAGAAAACCTTGGAACAATAAATCAAAAGAGCAGGTCGAGGAGCAAATACTCGCTCATGTACAAAACCTGATCGAAACCGAAGGCGTGCCATTGCAAGGTGTCATGGAGACCATCTCTCTTTGCAATGAGCTAAAGCTAAAAACTGCGATTGCTTCTTCTTCGGCCATGCGTTTGATCAAGGCTACGGTGAAGCGACTCGGACTCGAGGGTACCTTTGAAATATTGCACTCTGCCGAACACGAAGAATACGGAAAACCGCATCCCGCTGTTTTCATTCATACGGCGAAAAAGCTGGGAGTGCGAAACGAAAATTGCCTAGTCTTTGAAGATTCATTTCACGGCATGGTAGCGGGATTGGCAGCAAAAATGAACGTTAGCGTAGTGCCTGAGCTAATGAATGACCGTTTTAAGGCGGCTCACTTAGCACTCGACCACCTCGACTCGAAACGCATTAAAGCCTTTATTTTGAGTCATTAA
- a CDS encoding TrkH family potassium uptake protein, protein MLSCIPFAVYFDDGTLINWISSVGVSGVLGALLWFSTFHHAKRRNIKKRDGYIIVTLSWVVMAMSGAVPFMLTDSIPNFTNAFFESISGFTTTGATILDDIESLPESILFWRSLTQWVGGLGFIVLVISILPSLGIGGMQLFLAEAPGITADKIQPRIQDTAKRLWFLYIGLTLIEMVILYFAGMSFFDAINHSLTTMSTGGFSTKQASIAYFESPAIEYIITFFMFLGGTSFVLIYLALKGKFARIWQNEEFRAYTTLTFGVTVVVSIILMFKSGLPLEQAFRESIFQVVGVLTTTGFATADFTVWGGSVALIFFTLMFVGGSAGSTAGGVKIIRHLMIAKNSITEFKRQLHLSAIIPVRFNGKAVAHEITRNILAFVIIYLTIFGIGSVSLTLLGMDALTAMGSVATSLGNVGPGLNETGPSLTFSQIPSLAKWILGALMVVGRLEIFTVLIIFTGYFWRDT, encoded by the coding sequence ATGCTTTCCTGCATCCCGTTTGCCGTATATTTTGATGACGGCACATTGATCAATTGGATCAGTTCGGTCGGAGTGAGCGGTGTCCTCGGAGCTTTGCTTTGGTTTTCTACTTTTCATCACGCCAAAAGAAGAAACATCAAAAAGCGGGATGGATATATCATCGTGACGTTAAGTTGGGTGGTGATGGCAATGAGCGGAGCGGTACCTTTTATGCTCACCGATTCCATTCCCAATTTTACCAATGCTTTTTTTGAGAGCATCTCAGGGTTTACTACCACGGGGGCTACGATCTTGGACGATATTGAAAGTCTGCCTGAGAGCATTCTCTTTTGGCGAAGCCTTACCCAATGGGTCGGTGGTTTGGGATTTATTGTATTAGTTATCAGTATTCTTCCTTCCCTCGGCATCGGCGGAATGCAGCTCTTTTTGGCGGAAGCACCAGGTATTACGGCAGATAAGATTCAGCCGCGAATTCAAGATACCGCAAAGCGACTTTGGTTTCTCTACATAGGCTTGACCTTGATAGAAATGGTGATACTCTACTTCGCCGGAATGTCTTTTTTTGACGCCATAAATCATAGCCTTACCACCATGTCTACAGGTGGATTCAGCACGAAACAAGCTAGTATCGCGTACTTCGAATCGCCCGCCATCGAGTACATCATCACCTTTTTCATGTTCCTCGGCGGAACCAGTTTTGTACTGATTTACTTGGCCCTTAAAGGCAAATTTGCTCGAATCTGGCAAAACGAAGAATTTCGAGCCTACACTACTCTGACTTTTGGGGTAACCGTGGTGGTTTCGATTATCCTAATGTTCAAAAGTGGGCTTCCTCTGGAACAGGCATTTCGCGAAAGTATTTTTCAGGTAGTCGGAGTTCTCACCACTACGGGGTTTGCCACAGCTGATTTCACTGTATGGGGCGGTAGTGTGGCTTTGATTTTCTTCACTTTGATGTTTGTGGGTGGCTCTGCGGGTTCGACCGCCGGTGGAGTGAAAATCATCCGTCACTTGATGATTGCTAAAAACTCCATCACTGAGTTTAAAAGACAATTGCACCTTTCGGCAATAATTCCGGTACGCTTCAACGGCAAAGCAGTAGCCCACGAAATCACCAGAAACATTCTGGCCTTTGTGATTATTTACCTCACCATTTTCGGTATTGGGTCGGTTTCGCTAACTCTGCTTGGAATGGATGCGCTCACGGCAATGGGTTCCGTAGCCACCTCCTTGGGTAATGTAGGACCGGGATTGAACGAAACGGGACCTTCTTTAACCTTCTCCCAAATTCCTTCTTTGGCGAAGTGGATTTTGGGTGCATTGATGGTAGTCGGTAGACTTGAGATTTTTACCGTACTCATAATTTTCACCGGTTATTTCTGGAGAGATACATGA
- the trkA gene encoding Trk system potassium transporter TrkA, with protein MKVIIAGAGEVGFHLAKLLTMEGHALTVIDKDPDSLQHISQHLDLEVLEGSSTSINMLTSAKVQKADLVIGVTNSEDVNITTCIMAKHLGAKRTVARISNVEFLTSKEKLDMAEIGIDELISPASLAAREIKRLCKESALTDFIDFDKGKLSIMGLKVEHDSLVAGKTIEELSHLNSEKNFITVAILRNNETIVPKRDTRFLINDHAYFCANPEGLDRVLEIFKKDRVEIKHIMILGGSAVGYHAAKALSKQYRVKLVEPIKERCIKLAEQLPDTLIINADGRNVDILEEENLSEMDAFIAVTGNSETNIITSLVAKNHGVDKTIALVENIDYIHLSQSIGVDTLINKKLIAANFIFRYIRQGEVLSLTSLHGADVEVLEFEVPPNAKIIGKTIGDLKFPKNAVVGGVVRDGHGRIPDSNFEFAEKDHIVVLSKLQCIHKVESYFK; from the coding sequence ATGAAAGTTATCATAGCCGGTGCAGGAGAAGTAGGATTTCACTTAGCGAAACTCCTAACAATGGAGGGGCATGCCTTAACGGTAATCGATAAAGATCCCGACTCTTTACAGCACATTTCACAGCACTTGGATTTGGAAGTATTGGAGGGAAGTTCGACCTCCATCAATATGCTGACCAGTGCGAAGGTGCAGAAGGCAGACTTGGTCATCGGTGTCACGAACAGCGAGGATGTCAATATTACCACCTGCATCATGGCCAAGCACCTCGGTGCAAAGCGAACGGTAGCTCGGATCTCAAACGTAGAATTTCTGACCAGCAAAGAAAAACTGGACATGGCCGAAATCGGTATCGACGAGTTAATCTCGCCTGCCTCATTGGCCGCTCGTGAAATCAAGCGACTTTGCAAAGAGTCAGCTCTGACAGACTTCATCGATTTTGACAAAGGCAAGCTTTCAATAATGGGCTTGAAAGTGGAGCACGATAGCCTTGTGGCCGGAAAAACCATCGAGGAGTTATCCCACTTGAATAGCGAAAAGAACTTCATCACCGTAGCCATTCTGAGAAACAACGAAACGATCGTTCCGAAGAGGGATACGCGCTTTTTGATTAATGATCACGCCTATTTCTGCGCCAATCCTGAAGGACTGGATCGGGTATTGGAGATTTTCAAAAAAGATCGTGTTGAAATCAAGCACATCATGATTTTGGGAGGTAGTGCAGTGGGATACCACGCTGCAAAAGCTCTGAGCAAGCAGTACCGAGTAAAGTTGGTCGAGCCAATAAAAGAGCGGTGCATCAAATTGGCAGAGCAGCTTCCCGACACGCTCATCATCAATGCCGACGGTAGAAACGTAGATATCCTCGAGGAAGAAAACCTATCTGAAATGGATGCATTTATTGCCGTAACGGGCAATAGTGAAACCAATATCATTACAAGTCTGGTCGCTAAAAACCATGGTGTGGATAAAACCATCGCCTTGGTAGAAAACATTGACTACATCCACCTTTCGCAGAGCATTGGGGTAGACACTTTGATCAATAAAAAATTGATCGCTGCCAACTTCATTTTCCGCTACATACGTCAGGGTGAAGTGCTTTCTTTAACGAGCTTGCACGGAGCAGATGTGGAAGTTTTGGAGTTTGAGGTTCCGCCGAATGCAAAAATCATAGGAAAGACTATCGGAGATTTAAAGTTTCCAAAAAATGCAGTAGTCGGAGGAGTCGTTCGCGATGGGCATGGCCGCATTCCCGATAGCAATTTTGAGTTTGCAGAAAAAGACCATATCGTTGTGCTTTCTAAGTTACAATGTATTCACAAGGTAGAATCGTACTTTAAGTGA
- a CDS encoding tetratricopeptide repeat protein, whose amino-acid sequence MRIFTLLFLLISLHSFSQELDELKKAELLYENGDFQDAIFILEKLIDSDNNNFEALLLRGNCFQKEEKFVAAIQSYERAETLQKESALLNANYGAAFLNLKQMDEAKERLKTALKLDSDLPEAHYFMGNLDYFNYRTSAALRHYSKAIKLKPEYRDALYMRAAAYAEMEEYSLALRDYEKVLELDPNLAVAKYNMAVILIANEQYEKGLSLLDEVKPEQLPNPRDFYYYQGEALYFSGKKEDSCELYAKAGEMGDLEAQEIYTKHCMQGQEREEKKPEKKVIRMAF is encoded by the coding sequence ATGCGGATATTCACTCTTTTATTTTTATTGATCTCGCTGCATTCTTTCAGTCAAGAGCTCGACGAACTCAAAAAGGCGGAATTGCTCTATGAAAACGGTGACTTTCAAGATGCCATTTTCATCTTGGAAAAGTTGATAGACAGCGATAACAATAACTTTGAAGCACTGCTGCTGCGGGGAAATTGCTTTCAAAAAGAAGAGAAATTTGTTGCCGCTATCCAATCCTACGAAAGAGCTGAAACTCTTCAAAAAGAATCAGCTTTGCTCAATGCAAATTATGGTGCGGCATTTCTTAATCTCAAGCAGATGGACGAGGCAAAAGAAAGGCTCAAAACTGCATTAAAACTCGATTCAGATTTACCCGAAGCCCATTATTTCATGGGCAACTTGGACTACTTCAATTACAGAACATCTGCAGCATTAAGGCATTATTCAAAAGCCATCAAGCTAAAACCTGAGTACAGAGATGCTCTTTACATGCGTGCAGCCGCCTACGCCGAAATGGAAGAGTATTCGTTGGCACTGCGCGATTATGAAAAGGTACTGGAATTGGACCCAAATTTAGCCGTAGCGAAATACAATATGGCGGTTATCCTCATAGCCAATGAGCAGTACGAAAAGGGTCTGAGTCTGCTCGATGAAGTAAAACCCGAGCAATTGCCTAACCCCCGAGATTTCTATTACTATCAAGGTGAGGCACTCTACTTTTCAGGTAAGAAAGAAGACTCTTGCGAATTGTATGCTAAAGCCGGAGAAATGGGCGACCTTGAAGCTCAGGAAATCTACACTAAGCATTGCATGCAAGGGCAGGAACGCGAGGAAAAAAAACCTGAGAAGAAGGTTATTAGAATGGCATTCTAG